A genome region from Bdellovibrionota bacterium includes the following:
- a CDS encoding CopG family transcriptional regulator, whose translation MAKRDERRKRISLAELLRRSLRLLLTSKRTTPWMRYQGLVESGDPQSSQHIDEVIYGRKD comes from the coding sequence ATGGCCAAGAGGGACGAGCGCAGGAAGAGGATCTCCTTGGCCGAACTTCTTCGCCGATCTCTTCGTCTCCTTCTTACGTCCAAGCGAACAACCCCCTGGATGCGTTACCAAGGCTTGGTGGAGTCGGGGGACCCACAGTCCAGTCAACACATAGACGAAGTCATCTATGGCCGGAAAGACTAA